One Oscillatoria salina IIICB1 genomic window carries:
- a CDS encoding DUF4350 domain-containing protein yields MKISQQRLWILGAIALGVIFLLSLIAAPSRSQLNSGSTYGRDPDGYGAWYAYMQARGTEIQRWEKPFQELPESESINSPITFVRVFSRLTEQGFYDFSRDWVAKGNTLAILGVEKPVTEAEFSTLQASEVGEIKIETKRRDPEAKEVILGDRYGAIVWAEKVGSGRIIYATTPYLAANAYQNAAGNFAFLAELVSNGSHPIWIDEYIHGYKDREQIQEEIGEDVISYLLKTPLFPAFVQGLVILLIVIFAANRRFGQPEILATPVVNNSEAYIDALAGVLQKAGSTEFVLEVLGKEEQLQLQKSLGLGDILLEERTLVSAFEQQTQRSGKELAQLLKLQAEKRRISETELLHWLSKWQDILGTGD; encoded by the coding sequence ATGAAAATATCGCAGCAACGACTCTGGATTTTGGGCGCGATCGCACTGGGAGTTATCTTCCTTCTCAGTTTAATTGCGGCTCCGAGTAGAAGTCAATTGAATAGTGGTTCGACTTATGGACGCGATCCTGATGGTTATGGGGCGTGGTATGCTTATATGCAAGCACGAGGAACTGAGATTCAACGTTGGGAAAAACCGTTTCAGGAGTTGCCCGAAAGTGAGTCAATTAACAGCCCAATTACGTTTGTGCGCGTTTTCAGTCGGTTGACAGAACAAGGTTTTTATGATTTTAGTCGCGATTGGGTGGCGAAAGGTAATACTTTGGCGATTTTGGGGGTAGAAAAACCAGTTACTGAAGCCGAGTTTAGTACCTTACAAGCTTCTGAGGTGGGGGAAATTAAGATTGAGACTAAGCGACGAGATCCCGAAGCGAAAGAAGTAATTTTAGGCGATCGCTATGGGGCGATCGTTTGGGCGGAAAAGGTCGGTTCGGGACGTATAATTTATGCTACGACTCCTTATCTTGCGGCTAATGCTTACCAAAATGCTGCCGGGAATTTTGCTTTTCTCGCTGAATTAGTTAGTAATGGATCTCACCCGATTTGGATCGATGAATATATTCATGGTTATAAAGATCGAGAGCAAATTCAAGAGGAAATCGGCGAAGATGTCATTAGTTATTTGCTGAAAACTCCTTTATTTCCCGCTTTTGTCCAAGGATTGGTTATTTTATTAATTGTGATTTTCGCTGCAAATCGTCGTTTTGGACAACCAGAAATTCTCGCTACTCCAGTAGTTAATAACAGCGAAGCTTACATTGATGCTTTAGCTGGAGTCTTACAAAAAGCAGGTAGTACGGAATTCGTGCTAGAAGTATTAGGCAAAGAAGAACAACTGCAATTGCAAAAATCCCTTGGCTTAGGAGATATTTTACTCGAAGAACGCACATTAGTCAGCGCTTTTGAGCAACAAACTCAGCGCTCGGGTAAGGAATTAGCCCAACTCCTTAAATTACAAGCTGAAAAACGACGGATTAGTGAAACGGAATTGCTACATTGGTTGAGTAAATGGCAAGATATTCTGGGGACTGGGGATTAG
- a CDS encoding DUF4129 domain-containing protein — MSTGSYEENSLGWQLSLLRRRVGEWWELQTNRIADNIPDVPELSWLDSPMIQAIAKSLFWLLVSLLVVWTAWQIWQVLSPYLYILRQKLGQPRDTTVTKQSQELSVKGWLARSRLFQKEGNYREACLCLYLAMLQRLHDREIILHQASRTDGEYLNLVGDLPQPQPYQTIFTSHQQLLFGGREATAQLYEIIQQAYQDLDVEAEKT, encoded by the coding sequence ATGTCTACAGGTTCCTATGAAGAGAATAGTTTAGGTTGGCAGTTGTCGCTACTGCGTCGGAGGGTTGGTGAGTGGTGGGAATTGCAAACTAATCGAATTGCGGATAATATACCTGATGTGCCGGAGTTGTCGTGGTTAGATTCGCCGATGATTCAAGCGATCGCCAAATCTCTTTTTTGGTTGTTGGTGTCTTTGTTGGTAGTCTGGACGGCATGGCAGATTTGGCAAGTTTTGTCTCCGTATTTGTATATTCTTCGCCAAAAATTAGGTCAGCCGAGAGATACAACGGTGACAAAGCAGAGTCAGGAATTATCAGTGAAGGGTTGGTTGGCGCGATCGCGCCTATTTCAAAAAGAAGGTAATTACCGAGAGGCTTGTCTTTGTCTTTATTTAGCTATGTTACAACGTCTCCACGATCGCGAAATTATTCTTCATCAAGCTAGTCGTACTGATGGGGAATATCTCAATTTAGTCGGGGATTTACCTCAGCCGCAACCCTATCAAACGATTTTTACTTCTCATCAACAACTTTTGTTTGGTGGTAGGGAAGCAACCGCGCAACTTTACGAGATAATTCAACAAGCTTATCAGGATCTCGATGTTGAGGCGGAAAAGACATGA
- a CDS encoding class I SAM-dependent methyltransferase, with product MNNQQLTNIIREKIANSPQKRITFAEYMNLVLYHPQYGYYSGGTVQIGSKGDFFTSSSLSADFGELLAIQFVQMWELLAQPNPFMLVEMGAGQGLLATDILQYLSLHHPDFLTQLEYIIIEQAPSLITQQQQLLQQWLEKGMKISWKTWAEIPPASLIGCCFSNELVDAFPVHQIILQQGQLQEIYVTNSLDTPSSETKANFLEISALLSTPQITEYFQLIDIDLNPENYPDGYRSEVNLAALDWIKTVAQKLQLGYLLTIDYGYPATKYYHPQRAQGTRQCYYQHRRHNNPFLNIGRQDITAFVDFTALERQGELCGLEKIGFTQQGMFLMALGLGNRLSSLPNGKLNLPQILARRDALHQLIDPTGLGGFGILIQSKNLPQKAKSLQGLSLPPML from the coding sequence ATGAACAACCAACAACTAACAAACATAATCCGAGAAAAGATCGCCAACAGCCCCCAAAAGCGAATTACCTTCGCCGAATATATGAACTTGGTACTTTACCATCCCCAGTATGGCTATTACTCAGGTGGTACTGTCCAGATTGGCTCAAAAGGAGACTTTTTTACCTCATCCTCACTCAGTGCAGACTTTGGCGAATTACTCGCCATTCAATTCGTGCAAATGTGGGAATTATTAGCACAACCTAATCCTTTTATGTTAGTCGAAATGGGTGCAGGTCAGGGACTTCTCGCCACAGATATTTTGCAATATCTTAGCTTACATCATCCCGACTTTCTCACCCAGCTTGAATATATCATCATCGAACAAGCCCCCTCTCTCATTACCCAACAGCAACAATTATTACAGCAATGGTTAGAAAAAGGTATGAAAATTTCCTGGAAAACCTGGGCAGAAATTCCTCCTGCTTCCCTAATTGGCTGCTGTTTTTCCAACGAATTAGTCGATGCTTTCCCCGTCCATCAAATTATCCTTCAACAAGGACAACTACAAGAAATTTATGTCACCAATTCTCTCGATACTCCTTCATCAGAAACCAAAGCAAATTTCCTCGAAATTTCCGCTCTTCTCTCCACACCCCAAATAACAGAATACTTTCAACTCATCGACATCGATCTAAATCCCGAAAATTACCCAGATGGCTATCGTAGCGAAGTAAACTTAGCTGCTTTAGATTGGATCAAAACAGTCGCGCAAAAATTGCAACTTGGCTATCTTTTAACCATTGATTACGGCTATCCTGCCACCAAATACTACCATCCCCAAAGAGCGCAGGGAACCAGACAATGTTATTATCAACACCGCCGTCACAACAACCCTTTCCTAAATATTGGACGGCAAGATATTACTGCTTTTGTTGATTTTACCGCCTTAGAGCGTCAGGGAGAATTATGCGGCTTAGAGAAAATTGGTTTTACCCAGCAAGGAATGTTTTTAATGGCGTTAGGATTAGGAAATCGCCTTTCTTCTCTTCCTAACGGAAAATTGAATTTACCACAAATCTTAGCGCGACGCGATGCTCTTCATCAACTCATCGATCCTACTGGATTAGGTGGTTTTGGAATCTTAATTCAAAGTAAAAATTTGCCACAAAAAGCAAAATCTCTTCAAGGTTTAAGCCTGCCGCCAATGTTATAA
- a CDS encoding hybrid sensor histidine kinase/response regulator: MNEQKNRQNKADILLIDDTLESLQLLVNLLSHHGYKIRPTSNTKLALSTAQKYPPDLILLDIVMPEMNGYQVCEQLKSSPVTREIPVIFISAIDEVLDKVKAFSIGGVDYITKPFQVTEVLLRIETHLKMRKLQKTLQEKNEQLARTLQELKTTQTKLVEAAKMAALGELVAGVAHEINTPIGISVTAASTLAEDTQIIVNSYQTGKLKRSELECFLDTASDSSRIILANLSRADNLITSFKQVAVDRSSDLQRCFKVKKYLEEIVYYLGGKSEKSQHQVIINGDENIAIYSYPGGFAQIITNLMINSFVHGFDERKTGEITINFQLEGEEMILEYMDNGRGINSDNLKKIFEPFFTTKRNQGNTGLGLHIVYNLVNQQFKGTIKCESKEGVGTKFIIRFPISKDLSIPI, translated from the coding sequence ATGAATGAACAAAAGAATAGGCAAAATAAAGCAGATATTTTATTAATCGACGATACGCTGGAAAGCTTACAACTTCTAGTTAATCTTTTAAGTCACCACGGCTACAAAATTAGACCAACATCAAATACTAAATTAGCCCTCTCAACTGCCCAAAAATATCCTCCAGATTTAATTTTACTTGATATTGTCATGCCAGAAATGAACGGCTATCAAGTTTGCGAACAATTGAAAAGTTCGCCAGTCACTCGCGAAATACCCGTTATTTTTATTAGTGCTATTGACGAAGTTTTAGATAAAGTTAAAGCTTTTAGTATTGGTGGTGTAGATTACATTACCAAACCTTTTCAAGTCACCGAAGTTTTGCTCCGAATCGAAACTCACTTAAAAATGCGGAAATTGCAAAAAACTTTGCAAGAAAAGAATGAACAATTAGCTCGAACATTACAAGAATTAAAAACCACTCAAACTAAACTGGTAGAAGCAGCCAAAATGGCAGCCCTAGGTGAGTTAGTAGCAGGAGTTGCTCACGAAATTAATACCCCTATCGGTATTAGCGTAACTGCTGCTTCTACTTTAGCAGAAGATACACAAATTATTGTTAATAGTTATCAAACTGGTAAACTGAAAAGAAGCGAGCTAGAATGTTTTTTAGATACTGCTAGTGATAGTAGTCGTATAATTTTAGCTAATCTCAGTCGTGCGGATAACTTAATTACCAGTTTTAAACAAGTGGCTGTAGATCGTTCTAGTGATTTGCAACGCTGCTTTAAGGTCAAAAAATACTTAGAAGAGATCGTTTATTATTTAGGAGGAAAGAGCGAAAAATCTCAACATCAAGTTATAATTAATGGAGATGAAAATATTGCGATTTATAGTTACCCTGGAGGTTTTGCACAAATTATTACTAATTTGATGATTAATTCGTTTGTGCATGGTTTTGACGAGCGGAAAACGGGAGAGATAACTATTAATTTTCAGCTAGAAGGAGAGGAAATGATTCTAGAATATATGGATAATGGTCGGGGGATAAATTCAGATAATTTAAAGAAAATCTTCGAGCCATTTTTTACAACCAAACGAAATCAAGGTAACACAGGATTAGGTTTACATATTGTTTATAATTTAGTTAATCAGCAATTTAAAGGAACGATAAAATGTGAAAGTAAGGAGGGAGTTGGGACAAAGTTTATCATCAGGTTTCCGATTAGTAAAGATTTGTCTATACCAATTTAG
- a CDS encoding response regulator, producing MTEREENSPLSEDEGDRDLVFAEEEIAQFASTDTYWKLLIVDDDRQVHDVTKLSLKNFTFACKKINFFSAYTQQEAQQIINNHPDIAVILLDIVMEKNDSGLELINYIRNSLKNELARIIIRTGQPGQVPESTVIINYDVNDYKTKTELTKSKLVTAVVTALRAFQEIEKLDRDKENLEAIVTERTQELRTKEALLAEAQKLASLGSYEYNVITEKVTWSEEVFHIFGLEPERGEPNLKQYLRRIHPGDRKMWLQALKQALKSGQGCELDFRIIRPDNSVRYVYSKGKVTKNPFGKIIKIFGTIQDITARKETEAALKKAREAAEAANRAKSDFLANMSHELRTPLNGILGYAQILRREKNFTPKQKEGINIIYQSGSHLLNLINELLDIAKIEAQKFELYPTDLSLSLLLQEVVELCSLRAEQKGIYFNYIPAPNLPTWVRTDKKRLQQVLLNLLINATKFTQKGGVTFKVEIINEKEQKNANSNSQKIKFQVEDTGAGISAEKLQKIFLPFEQLEETIQRGEGIGLGLAITQQIVSIMGGRIQVESTPGVGSIFWFALDLQIVSGQIEPAPGSISNNIVGFQGESRKILVIDDIWENRSVIMSMLEPLGFEILEAENGVTGLEQIAAVKPDLIITNLMMPVMNGFEMTKRLRELPEYQEAIVIATSASVYEEDRQKSRESGCDDFLAKPIQTEELLLKLQNFLQLEWIVEHNGAKLARENQENQTIVAPPPAELASLYQAAEIGDIARVEAEAIRIQQLDVQYLPFVNRLLQLARDFEEEEIFDFVAQFMEEI from the coding sequence ATGACAGAAAGGGAGGAAAACTCACCTTTATCTGAAGATGAAGGAGATCGAGATTTAGTCTTTGCTGAAGAAGAAATAGCACAATTTGCGTCAACAGATACCTACTGGAAGTTATTAATTGTCGATGACGATCGCCAGGTTCATGATGTCACTAAATTGTCCTTAAAAAACTTTACTTTTGCATGTAAAAAAATCAACTTTTTTAGCGCTTATACTCAACAAGAAGCTCAACAAATTATTAATAATCACCCGGATATCGCGGTAATTTTACTTGATATAGTAATGGAAAAAAATGATTCGGGCTTAGAATTAATTAATTATATCCGTAACTCCCTCAAAAACGAACTAGCACGTATTATTATTCGCACCGGACAGCCCGGTCAAGTTCCCGAAAGTACAGTTATTATTAACTACGATGTAAATGACTATAAAACCAAAACTGAATTAACTAAATCTAAGCTAGTAACAGCAGTAGTCACAGCTTTAAGAGCTTTTCAAGAAATCGAAAAACTAGATCGAGATAAAGAAAATTTAGAAGCAATAGTTACCGAACGTACTCAAGAGTTGAGAACCAAAGAAGCTTTATTAGCTGAAGCACAAAAATTAGCAAGCTTAGGTAGTTACGAATATAACGTAATAACTGAAAAAGTAACCTGGAGTGAAGAGGTTTTCCATATTTTTGGACTAGAACCAGAACGAGGAGAACCGAATTTAAAACAATATTTACGAAGAATTCATCCCGGGGACAGAAAAATGTGGCTACAAGCGTTAAAACAAGCACTTAAATCAGGTCAAGGTTGTGAACTTGATTTTAGAATTATACGACCGGATAATTCAGTGCGATATGTTTACAGCAAAGGAAAAGTAACTAAAAATCCTTTTGGAAAAATAATCAAAATATTCGGGACTATACAAGATATTACCGCTCGCAAAGAAACTGAAGCTGCGTTAAAAAAAGCACGAGAAGCCGCCGAAGCTGCTAACCGTGCTAAAAGCGATTTTCTTGCTAATATGAGTCACGAACTTCGCACTCCTTTAAATGGAATTCTCGGCTATGCGCAAATTTTACGCCGGGAGAAAAATTTTACTCCTAAACAAAAAGAAGGTATTAACATTATCTACCAGAGCGGTTCTCATTTACTAAATTTAATTAACGAACTCTTAGATATTGCTAAAATTGAAGCCCAAAAATTTGAACTTTATCCTACGGATTTATCTCTTAGTTTATTGCTGCAAGAAGTGGTTGAGCTTTGCAGCCTTCGTGCCGAACAAAAAGGAATTTACTTTAATTACATACCCGCTCCCAATTTACCAACCTGGGTTCGCACAGATAAAAAACGACTACAACAAGTTTTGCTTAATCTTTTGATTAATGCAACCAAGTTTACGCAAAAGGGCGGCGTAACTTTTAAGGTAGAAATAATCAACGAAAAAGAGCAAAAAAATGCCAATAGTAATAGCCAAAAAATCAAGTTTCAAGTTGAAGATACAGGTGCGGGCATATCTGCGGAGAAATTACAAAAAATCTTTTTACCTTTCGAGCAATTAGAAGAAACTATACAACGAGGTGAAGGGATTGGGTTGGGATTAGCGATTACCCAACAAATTGTCTCAATTATGGGAGGAAGAATTCAAGTAGAAAGTACCCCTGGTGTGGGAAGCATTTTTTGGTTTGCTCTTGATTTGCAGATTGTTTCAGGACAAATTGAACCTGCACCAGGAAGTATATCGAATAATATCGTTGGCTTTCAAGGAGAAAGTCGCAAAATTTTGGTAATTGACGATATTTGGGAAAACCGCTCTGTAATTATGAGTATGTTAGAACCTCTTGGCTTTGAGATTTTGGAAGCAGAAAATGGAGTTACAGGTTTAGAACAAATTGCCGCAGTTAAACCAGATTTAATTATTACTAATTTAATGATGCCAGTAATGAATGGTTTTGAGATGACTAAGCGGTTGCGAGAGTTACCAGAATATCAAGAAGCAATTGTTATTGCTACAAGTGCTAGCGTTTATGAAGAAGATCGACAAAAAAGTCGAGAATCAGGCTGCGATGATTTTCTTGCCAAACCGATTCAAACAGAAGAATTGTTATTAAAATTACAGAATTTTTTGCAGCTAGAGTGGATTGTTGAACATAATGGAGCTAAGTTAGCCAGAGAAAATCAAGAAAATCAAACCATAGTTGCACCACCGCCAGCAGAACTTGCTAGCTTATATCAAGCTGCTGAAATAGGTGATATCGCGAGGGTAGAAGCAGAAGCTATTCGTATCCAACAGTTAGATGTGCAATATTTGCCTTTTGTTAATAGGTTATTACAACTAGCGCGGGATTTTGAAGAAGAAGAAATTTTTGATTTTGTCGCACAGTTTATGGAGGAGATCTAA
- a CDS encoding PAS domain S-box protein has product MKATRQKTIMIVDDRPNNLKLLYSFLQEEGFQVLVAKSGESALRKLAKVSPDLILLDVMMPGMDGFETCRRLKVMRRTRDIPTIFMTALTDKLDKVKGFEVGAVDYITKPFWQEEVLARINFHLQLRAAHQELAQKNQQLEQEIRSREQAEAALRESESKLRQIVNSIRDCFWMIDVQMKQVIYVSPAFEEIWGRSCQSIYDRREVWLESIHPEDRQKVVSFLGEIEKGETIEQEYRIVRPDGAVVWVLDRCFPVRNSSGEVYRFAGICRDITARKRTEQELQYRLLLEKVLAKVSKELATTEAVNFEQILKTLAIAVDANIAYLTRFRADGKIAEGISEWCCGQISAPVENWQNVDIFRFPWLIQQLQKKESVAISDVEKMPEMALGEKKFLQQLDICSLVVVPIFTHSGEIWGMIGFNNTKNNRKNWAYEDVQLLEVAGEMIYSWCDRASAWEKLRASEALYASIFNHSLEAIFLLDVLAENEFAYAQVNPSQEKVLGKPASELVGKNLIEVLPSTEAAKLQKRCQEAILRQTPLHYEESLVLPNGISIWLTSLVPITDATGRIVQLQGSARDITAESRQRQELARSNTELEQYAYVVSHDLQAPLGTIASYVQLLQKRYQNQLDAKADKFINNILSSTLRMQQLINDLLEYSRVGRNQKPFTLTDCNQVVIEVKSNLQAAIAKNQVRIDCEQLPLVMADRQRLVQLFQNLIGNAIKYRREEPPVIAICASFGGSEWLFAVSDNGIGIEAKYRERIFQIFQRLHTSTEYPGTGIGLALCQKIVQLHGGSIWVESQLGKGSTFYFTLLVR; this is encoded by the coding sequence ATGAAAGCTACTCGGCAAAAAACAATTATGATTGTTGACGATCGCCCGAATAATCTCAAGTTGCTTTATAGCTTTTTGCAAGAAGAGGGTTTTCAGGTGTTGGTTGCTAAGTCGGGTGAGAGTGCGCTGCGAAAGTTAGCAAAGGTTTCCCCCGATTTGATTTTATTAGATGTGATGATGCCGGGAATGGATGGGTTTGAAACTTGTCGTCGCTTGAAAGTTATGCGTCGCACTCGAGATATTCCCACGATTTTCATGACGGCACTGACAGATAAACTGGACAAGGTAAAAGGATTTGAGGTTGGGGCTGTCGATTATATAACCAAACCGTTTTGGCAGGAAGAAGTTTTAGCGCGGATTAATTTTCATTTACAATTACGGGCAGCCCATCAAGAATTAGCACAGAAAAATCAACAGTTAGAGCAAGAAATTCGCTCGCGCGAACAAGCAGAGGCAGCTTTAAGAGAAAGCGAATCTAAATTGCGCCAAATAGTTAATAGTATTCGCGACTGTTTTTGGATGATAGATGTCCAAATGAAGCAAGTTATTTATGTTAGTCCTGCTTTTGAAGAAATTTGGGGTAGGAGTTGTCAAAGTATTTACGATCGCCGCGAGGTTTGGCTGGAATCTATCCATCCTGAAGATCGACAAAAAGTAGTAAGTTTCTTGGGGGAAATTGAAAAAGGCGAAACTATCGAACAAGAATATCGCATTGTTCGTCCGGATGGAGCGGTGGTATGGGTGCTAGATCGGTGTTTTCCAGTTCGTAACTCGTCAGGAGAAGTTTATCGTTTTGCCGGGATTTGTCGCGATATTACCGCACGCAAACGTACCGAACAAGAATTGCAATATCGTTTATTATTGGAGAAAGTTTTAGCAAAGGTATCAAAAGAATTAGCGACAACTGAAGCGGTAAATTTCGAGCAAATTTTGAAAACACTGGCGATCGCTGTGGATGCAAATATTGCTTATCTTACTCGTTTCCGGGCTGATGGCAAAATCGCTGAGGGAATCTCGGAGTGGTGCTGCGGTCAAATTTCCGCTCCGGTTGAGAATTGGCAAAATGTCGATATTTTTCGATTTCCTTGGTTGATTCAACAGTTGCAGAAAAAAGAAAGTGTGGCGATCTCTGATGTGGAGAAAATGCCAGAAATGGCGTTAGGAGAAAAAAAATTCTTGCAACAACTCGATATTTGTTCCCTGGTGGTCGTGCCAATTTTTACTCACTCTGGAGAAATCTGGGGAATGATTGGCTTTAATAATACCAAAAACAACCGCAAAAATTGGGCTTACGAAGATGTACAATTGCTGGAAGTAGCCGGGGAAATGATTTATAGCTGGTGCGATCGCGCCTCGGCTTGGGAAAAACTCCGGGCTAGCGAAGCGTTATATGCGAGTATTTTTAATCATTCTCTGGAAGCGATTTTTCTCTTAGATGTATTGGCTGAGAATGAGTTTGCTTATGCTCAAGTTAATCCTTCTCAAGAAAAAGTTTTAGGTAAACCTGCATCGGAGCTAGTAGGGAAAAATTTAATTGAAGTGCTACCAAGCACCGAAGCAGCTAAACTCCAAAAACGCTGTCAGGAAGCAATTCTTCGTCAAACTCCTCTTCACTACGAAGAAAGCCTCGTACTTCCAAATGGAATTTCGATCTGGTTAACTTCTTTAGTCCCGATAACTGATGCTACTGGTCGTATTGTACAGTTACAAGGTAGTGCTAGAGATATCACCGCAGAATCCCGCCAGCGTCAAGAGTTAGCTCGCTCGAATACCGAACTCGAACAATATGCTTATGTGGTTTCCCATGATTTACAAGCGCCTTTAGGAACGATTGCTAGTTACGTGCAATTGTTGCAAAAACGCTATCAAAATCAACTTGATGCCAAAGCCGACAAGTTTATTAACAATATTTTGAGTAGTACGCTGCGAATGCAACAGCTAATTAATGATTTGTTAGAATATTCGCGAGTAGGTAGAAATCAAAAACCATTTACCCTCACTGATTGTAACCAAGTCGTTATCGAAGTTAAATCTAATCTCCAAGCCGCGATCGCCAAAAATCAAGTGAGAATCGATTGCGAACAACTCCCTCTGGTGATGGCAGATCGTCAAAGATTGGTACAGCTATTTCAAAATTTAATTGGTAATGCGATTAAATACCGCCGCGAAGAGCCACCTGTAATTGCGATCTGTGCTTCTTTTGGAGGAAGCGAATGGCTTTTTGCTGTTAGCGATAATGGTATCGGGATCGAAGCTAAGTATCGAGAACGCATTTTTCAAATTTTTCAGCGCTTACATACTTCTACCGAATACCCTGGTACTGGGATTGGTTTAGCTCTTTGTCAAAAAATTGTTCAACTTCATGGTGGAAGTATTTGGGTTGAATCTCAACTCGGTAAAGGTTCAACTTTTTACTTTACTTTGCTCGTTCGCTGA
- a CDS encoding diguanylate cyclase domain-containing protein, which produces MLTSNQSLKILLVEDEAADADLIGELLGDVYHTRFELKAVARLEQAIEFLQLEQFEVILLDLSLPDSKGLDTLIKVKEQVKTIPVVVLTALNDENLAIEAVRAGAQDYLVKGKFSEDLLIRSLRYAIERQRAEEANRQQAQRERLLSKIVDRIRQSLQLEEILQTTVAEVQQFLKTDRVLIYRCYDGCAELAARSPESGKILVEAMSANSCCGNTEALLNNLVLPWVCQQDSQWIQVLEDVNSQMSAEDLQTINCRQVKAVLTVPIWQTGEWKEQVNSIWEKEDNCGGEAKVIRENKPQLWGILTAHHCRSAREWQEWEIKFLRQLAAQVAIAIQQSELCRQLKLANQKLHQLATSDPLTGVANRRKFQQVLQQSWRLALKEQKLLSIIICDIDFFKNYNDYYGHLAGDACLQQVCQAIAKASKNTASVLARYGGEEFIALLLDYDLKTAIAIAEQMRQQVESLKLPNFQSSPNQYVTISCGVASTIPSVKLSVSSLIKSADVALYQAKALGKNCIYSTFYPPEVDYNSLRPILQINS; this is translated from the coding sequence GTGCTTACCTCTAACCAATCTCTCAAAATCCTGCTAGTAGAAGATGAAGCCGCCGATGCTGATTTGATCGGAGAACTTTTAGGTGATGTTTATCATACTAGGTTTGAACTAAAAGCTGTGGCTCGTCTGGAGCAAGCGATCGAATTTTTGCAACTCGAACAGTTTGAAGTGATTTTGTTAGATTTATCTCTCCCCGATAGTAAGGGATTAGATACTCTCATCAAAGTGAAAGAACAAGTAAAAACTATTCCAGTAGTAGTTTTAACTGCTCTAAATGATGAAAATTTAGCGATTGAAGCAGTGCGTGCAGGAGCGCAAGATTATTTAGTTAAAGGTAAATTTAGCGAGGATTTATTGATTCGTTCGTTACGTTATGCTATCGAACGCCAGCGAGCAGAAGAAGCGAATCGCCAACAAGCTCAAAGAGAGCGTCTTTTAAGCAAAATAGTCGATCGCATCCGTCAATCTTTACAATTAGAAGAAATTCTCCAAACTACGGTTGCTGAAGTACAACAATTTCTCAAAACCGATCGAGTTTTGATTTATCGTTGTTATGATGGCTGCGCCGAGCTGGCAGCCCGCTCGCCAGAATCAGGCAAAATTTTGGTGGAAGCTATGAGCGCAAATAGTTGTTGTGGAAATACAGAAGCACTGTTGAACAACTTAGTGCTTCCTTGGGTTTGTCAGCAAGATAGCCAATGGATTCAAGTCTTAGAAGATGTTAACTCTCAAATGAGCGCTGAAGATTTACAAACGATTAATTGTCGTCAAGTTAAAGCAGTGTTGACTGTACCAATTTGGCAAACAGGTGAATGGAAAGAGCAGGTAAATTCAATCTGGGAAAAAGAAGATAACTGTGGTGGAGAAGCAAAAGTTATTCGAGAAAATAAACCTCAACTTTGGGGAATTCTGACAGCACATCATTGTCGTAGTGCTAGAGAATGGCAAGAGTGGGAAATTAAATTTTTAAGACAACTCGCGGCTCAAGTGGCGATCGCCATTCAACAATCAGAACTTTGTCGGCAGTTAAAGCTAGCTAACCAAAAATTACATCAACTGGCAACTAGCGATCCTTTAACCGGAGTCGCTAACCGCCGCAAATTCCAGCAAGTTTTGCAACAAAGCTGGCGACTAGCCCTGAAAGAGCAAAAACTTTTATCGATAATTATCTGCGATATCGATTTTTTCAAAAATTACAACGATTACTACGGTCATCTTGCTGGCGATGCTTGTTTGCAGCAAGTGTGTCAAGCGATCGCCAAAGCGAGCAAAAATACTGCTTCTGTACTTGCACGTTACGGTGGGGAAGAGTTCATCGCTCTGCTTTTGGATTACGATCTCAAAACGGCGATCGCGATCGCCGAACAAATGCGCCAGCAAGTAGAATCACTGAAATTACCTAATTTTCAATCTTCTCCTAACCAATATGTCACTATTAGTTGCGGTGTTGCTAGTACGATTCCTTCCGTAAAGCTATCAGTTTCTTCCTTAATTAAATCCGCAGATGTGGCTCTTTATCAAGCAAAAGCACTAGGTAAAAATTGTATTTATTCTACTTTCTATCCGCCTGAAGTTGACTACAACTCGCTCAGACCGATTTTACAGATTAATTCCTAA